The following are encoded in a window of Peromyscus maniculatus bairdii isolate BWxNUB_F1_BW_parent chromosome X, HU_Pman_BW_mat_3.1, whole genome shotgun sequence genomic DNA:
- the LOC121825706 gene encoding uncharacterized protein LOC121825706 — translation MAKATKKSQDPTKNVKPSTSGMKSKKAKTRRETKARAAGNKDGESSSRSCRMAQVVTKVKKTRPRSPKRKASEKTTTSTRKTKRANKKSLFGQYHRLMEEMARTETDPGQSSSVESCSVSTSDLESQ, via the exons atggctaaggcAACTAAGAAGTCACAGGATCCTACTAAAAATGTCAAGCCATCAACTTCAGGTATGAAGTCCAAGAAAGCCAAAACTCGCCGTGAGACCAAAGCCAGAGCTGCTGGCAATAAGGATGGTGAATCCAGTTCCAGAAGCTGTAGAATG GCGCAAGTGGTTACCAAGGTCAAGAAAACCCGACCACGGAGCCCAAAGAGAAAGGCTTCTGAGAAAACTACAACCTCTACCAGAAAGACCAAACGAGCCAACAAGAAGTCACTGTTTGGCCAGTACCACCGCCTGATGGAAGAGATGGCCCGTACCGAGACTGATCCAGGCCAAAGCAGCAGCGTAGAGAGCTGCAGTGTCTCAACAAGTGACCTGGAAAGCCAGTAG